Proteins co-encoded in one bacterium genomic window:
- a CDS encoding AbrB/MazE/SpoVT family DNA-binding domain-containing protein, whose amino-acid sequence MEAVKISPKFQVVIPRNVREAMKLIPGQKIQVIQYEDRIELIPERKISGIKRFLTNCCYYTDFSWWFTTGILLLHQHEN is encoded by the coding sequence ATGGAAGCTGTAAAAATTTCACCTAAGTTTCAAGTCGTGATACCTCGAAATGTGCGCGAAGCAATGAAGTTAATCCCTGGACAGAAAATACAAGTGATCCAGTATGAAGATAGAATTGAACTAATCCCTGAGAGGAAGATATCTGGAATAAAAAGATTTCTGACAAATTGCTGTTATTATACTGATTTTTCTTGGTGGTTTACTACAGGCATCTTGCTTTTACATCAACATGAAAATTAA